From the genome of Scytonema hofmannii PCC 7110, one region includes:
- a CDS encoding MarR family winged helix-turn-helix transcriptional regulator, translated as MVILRSFVDKQTILDFAKSYPELDLASVETCLAFLNTTADVYQALDSHFARYGLSRGKFTLLMQLYLAGDQGLTPSECAERAGVARATITGLLDGLERDALVKREPDLSDRRMLRLQLTDKGRNLLSQMLPDHFCRTTNLMAHLTDGEKKTLIELLNKVRAGTPAMLDP; from the coding sequence GTGGTTATATTGCGTTCTTTTGTTGATAAGCAGACCATACTGGATTTTGCCAAGTCTTATCCTGAGTTAGATCTTGCTTCAGTGGAAACTTGTTTGGCTTTTCTTAACACTACAGCTGATGTTTATCAAGCCTTGGATAGTCATTTCGCCCGCTATGGTCTTTCAAGAGGAAAGTTTACTCTACTAATGCAATTGTATCTAGCTGGTGACCAAGGGTTAACACCTTCTGAATGTGCTGAACGTGCTGGTGTCGCGAGAGCAACAATCACAGGTTTGCTTGATGGACTCGAACGAGATGCATTGGTAAAACGCGAACCTGACCTCTCTGACAGAAGAATGCTGCGGTTGCAACTGACAGACAAAGGGCGTAACTTGCTGTCTCAAATGCTTCCAGACCATTTTTGCCGCACCACTAACTTGATGGCTCATCTTACTGATGGCGAAAAAAAGACACTCATTGAACTTTTAAACAAGGTACGGGCTGGAACTCCAGCAATGTTAGATCCTTAA
- a CDS encoding RNA-guided endonuclease InsQ/TnpB family protein, whose translation MSFKSKEQKEQDKEKNKNTHISTVVQHLKLSNLGYAVISDILSHANSLYNTLTFNLRQGFFVHKILNFQSLTIDLQTDFKENYHYKMLHSQAAQSVCHKVTENFKSFKQLLDKHFREGTKKPLLPGYRQKGGMFEVTYPSQSVNISQEHGIIFATVSTGIMFKKQHKEDVMGTSLNERLRFRVPDDIDPSNLVELVITSKHREIYLHWVCRKKNEIVATLNKSSVLGIDIGLNNFVTCIPNTGEEGFLINGRPLKAINQFYNKTVSKLKKGKDENFWSGSLARATQSRNNQVRDFIKKSARTIINKCLESGISKIVFGWNQGIKNEIDNGRVNNQNFVQVPFTALRDTLKYLCERSGIEFVVVEESYTSKMSFFDGDELPVYGQETEEQKNLKPSGRRTKRGEYKTGNNTIINADANGASNILRKAKIDTSKITFRVCQILKTINIWIGHAQGKKKRGNAINGYPALPLNKSRGLGIPPFFKGLILGKKFPSRKGTAAGLSCCTTIGLTEPGQ comes from the coding sequence ATGTCATTCAAAAGTAAGGAACAAAAAGAGCAGGATAAAGAAAAGAATAAAAATACTCACATTTCAACTGTTGTGCAGCATCTGAAATTGTCCAATCTTGGGTATGCTGTAATATCAGACATATTGTCACACGCAAACAGTTTATACAATACTTTAACCTTCAATCTGAGGCAAGGATTTTTTGTACACAAAATTCTGAATTTTCAATCTCTAACTATTGATTTACAAACTGACTTCAAAGAAAACTATCATTACAAAATGCTGCATTCTCAAGCAGCACAATCCGTGTGTCACAAGGTAACTGAGAATTTCAAATCATTCAAACAGCTTTTAGACAAACATTTTAGAGAGGGGACAAAGAAACCATTATTACCAGGTTATCGTCAAAAAGGTGGTATGTTTGAAGTGACATATCCCAGTCAATCAGTCAATATATCACAAGAGCATGGCATTATATTTGCTACTGTTTCTACTGGCATTATGTTCAAGAAGCAGCACAAAGAAGATGTCATGGGAACAAGTTTAAATGAGAGATTGAGATTCAGAGTTCCCGATGACATTGACCCCTCTAACCTCGTTGAGCTAGTGATTACATCAAAGCATAGAGAGATTTATCTACATTGGGTATGCAGAAAGAAAAATGAAATTGTTGCCACATTAAATAAGTCAAGTGTTTTAGGAATTGACATCGGATTGAACAACTTTGTTACCTGTATTCCGAACACAGGTGAAGAAGGATTTCTCATAAATGGGCGACCATTAAAGGCAATAAATCAGTTTTATAACAAGACTGTATCTAAGCTAAAAAAGGGTAAGGATGAGAATTTCTGGAGTGGTAGTTTAGCTAGGGCAACGCAGTCTAGGAATAACCAAGTCCGCGATTTTATCAAGAAATCTGCACGGACAATAATCAATAAATGTTTAGAATCAGGAATAAGTAAAATTGTATTTGGTTGGAACCAAGGAATTAAGAATGAAATAGATAACGGACGTGTCAATAATCAAAATTTTGTACAGGTTCCATTCACCGCATTACGTGATACACTCAAGTATCTCTGTGAGAGATCTGGTATAGAATTTGTAGTTGTAGAAGAATCATACACCTCAAAAATGTCATTTTTTGACGGTGATGAATTACCCGTTTACGGTCAAGAAACCGAAGAACAGAAGAATCTTAAGCCTTCTGGAAGAAGAACAAAACGCGGGGAATACAAAACAGGAAATAACACAATTATCAACGCGGATGCCAATGGGGCTTCCAATATTTTGAGAAAGGCCAAAATTGATACATCAAAAATTACTTTTCGGGTGTGTCAAATTCTCAAGACAATCAATATTTGGATAGGTCACGCACAGGGCAAGAAAAAAAGGGGGAATGCCATTAATGGATATCCTGCACTACCCCTCAATAAATCAAGGGGCTTGGGCATTCCCCCTTTTTTTAAAGGCTTAATCCTCGGTAAAAAATTCCCATCACGTAAAGGTACGGCAGCAGGCTTGTCTTGTTGTACGACTATAGGACTCACTGAACCGGGTCAGTAA
- a CDS encoding sensor histidine kinase produces the protein MTELYDTKFNITKEIINDTGSYLAASTFVLLLSFVVIAEQKSRQKAEILTKQVETLAATLERTRIAREIHDSLGHSLTTLDVQLELAQKLYQRDPIQSARSLDIAKQLANQCLSEVRRSVQTMRQSNFNLNEALSTLVEHVGRNQSFVIHLDVKLPQLPVQTSHQLYCIVQEGLTNIQKHASASFVSLKGYQTSSEIIIELTDNGQGFEVSAPHSGFGLRGMRERVHILGGEIKINSSLNSGTQIYVMIPI, from the coding sequence ATGACTGAATTATATGATACTAAATTCAACATTACTAAAGAAATTATCAATGATACAGGTAGTTACTTAGCAGCGAGTACTTTTGTGCTGTTACTTTCATTTGTAGTTATTGCAGAGCAAAAAAGCAGACAAAAAGCAGAGATTTTAACCAAACAAGTAGAGACCTTAGCTGCCACTTTGGAAAGAACGCGCATTGCTCGTGAAATTCATGATTCTTTAGGGCATTCTCTGACAACCTTAGATGTACAATTAGAATTAGCGCAAAAACTTTACCAACGCGATCCCATTCAATCTGCTAGATCTTTGGATATTGCCAAACAATTAGCCAATCAGTGTTTAAGCGAAGTGAGACGGTCTGTACAAACAATGCGACAGTCTAACTTTAATTTGAATGAAGCATTGAGTACTTTAGTAGAACACGTAGGCAGAAATCAATCATTTGTTATCCATCTAGATGTAAAACTTCCACAATTACCTGTTCAAACTAGCCACCAACTCTACTGTATAGTTCAAGAAGGTCTTACTAACATTCAAAAACACGCCTCAGCAAGTTTTGTTAGTCTCAAAGGTTACCAAACATCCAGTGAGATTATCATAGAACTGACTGATAATGGACAAGGATTTGAGGTTAGCGCCCCACATAGTGGCTTTGGGCTGAGGGGAATGAGAGAGCGAGTCCACATTTTGGGAGGAGAAATCAAAATAAACAGCTCTCTCAATTCAGGAACTCAGATTTACGTCATGATTCCAATATGA
- a CDS encoding response regulator has translation MIRVLLVDDQPLFRQGLASLLSLEEDLEIIGQASHGNEAIALSETLQPDVILMDVRMPICDGVVATREIHQRCPWIRILVLTTFDEDEYIWESLQAGALGYLLKSTPSAQLAAAIRTLHQGHCQLGPTIASKVFAQLRPPTVGKQNTVQSRLSDRELEVLTLIAQGKSNREIAKTLFLTEGTVKNYVTQILGRLGLRDRTQAALWAKENLTI, from the coding sequence ATGATTCGAGTGTTGCTTGTAGATGATCAACCACTTTTTCGCCAAGGATTAGCGTCTTTACTGTCGCTAGAAGAGGATTTGGAAATTATCGGACAAGCGAGTCATGGAAATGAAGCTATTGCTCTTAGTGAAACTTTACAACCAGATGTCATTCTTATGGACGTAAGAATGCCCATCTGTGATGGTGTGGTTGCAACTCGCGAAATTCACCAGCGTTGTCCTTGGATAAGAATTCTTGTGCTCACAACTTTTGATGAAGATGAATATATTTGGGAATCACTACAAGCAGGCGCACTCGGTTATCTTCTGAAAAGTACCCCCTCAGCACAGTTAGCTGCAGCAATTCGTACTCTTCATCAAGGACATTGTCAACTCGGACCCACAATTGCGTCAAAAGTCTTTGCTCAGTTACGTCCCCCAACTGTTGGTAAGCAAAATACAGTACAGTCTCGTTTGAGCGATCGCGAATTAGAAGTTTTGACTTTAATTGCTCAAGGCAAAAGCAATCGGGAAATTGCCAAAACGCTATTTCTCACTGAAGGGACGGTGAAGAATTACGTGACTCAAATTCTGGGACGGTTGGGTTTGAGAGATCGGACGCAAGCTGCTTTGTGGGCAAAGGAAAATTTAACAATTTAA
- a CDS encoding alpha-amylase family glycosyl hydrolase, giving the protein MVSTTQPSSNVTETSVSSKHQGMGSTVYDRGTAFRVWAPFAKKVHVALYEQENQDNDKPQQLIELASEKNGYWSGDVEDIKPGQLYRYRIVNRDSEEVLWKIDPYAKDVTSSVGKGIVSRSDFEWTDENFRMSDFNSLIIYELHLGTFNDTPQGEPGDLKKAVERVPYLRDLGINCINIMPTGEFAANFSWGYNTAFPFALESTYGHLDDFKNFVNAAHNCSIAVIIDCVYNHFGPSDLQDGMWRFDGWSLDNWGGVYFYNDGRAITPWGNTKPDYGRPEVRQFLRDNAMFWLGECHCDGLRIDSTCNIWGFDNGKGWNNDGFNLLRWISDEIDYFFKYPRHKILIAEDWHNDGWLTKPTPAWGAGMNAEWHWFIHKVRHELENPLDEYRNMNEIASALYGRFNGDAFKRVIYIESHDETANGKTRLNRQIDPKNPESWVAKKRSTLGTAIVLTAPGIPMIWQGQEFLEVDHFRDDDPLDWDRLQRFAGIHDLYQRLCQLRRNWDNNTRGLRGQHINCHVVDNLNKVTAYHRWDGGGPGDDVIVILNFSNRYWNSYRVGLPRLGTWWCRFSSDWNGYSSDFSNFGGHTVSGESSPKDGMAYSAGFAIAPYSALIYSQ; this is encoded by the coding sequence ATGGTTTCCACCACACAACCATCTTCAAATGTCACAGAAACTTCTGTAAGCAGTAAACATCAAGGAATGGGTAGTACTGTTTACGATCGCGGTACGGCTTTTAGAGTATGGGCACCATTTGCCAAAAAAGTCCATGTAGCCCTATACGAACAGGAAAATCAGGATAATGATAAGCCGCAACAACTTATAGAACTCGCTTCTGAGAAAAATGGTTACTGGTCAGGTGATGTAGAAGATATTAAACCGGGACAACTTTATAGATATCGCATCGTTAATCGAGATTCAGAAGAAGTCCTTTGGAAAATAGATCCTTATGCCAAAGATGTAACGAGTTCAGTTGGTAAAGGAATTGTCAGCCGATCTGATTTTGAATGGACTGATGAGAATTTTCGGATGTCTGATTTCAACTCGCTTATCATCTATGAGTTGCACTTAGGTACATTTAATGATACGCCTCAAGGAGAACCAGGAGATTTAAAAAAAGCAGTTGAGAGAGTGCCATATTTGCGAGATTTGGGAATTAACTGCATTAATATTATGCCCACAGGTGAATTTGCCGCTAATTTTTCCTGGGGATATAACACTGCTTTTCCATTTGCTCTAGAGTCTACCTACGGTCATTTAGATGACTTTAAAAATTTTGTGAATGCGGCTCACAATTGTAGTATTGCTGTCATCATTGACTGCGTATACAACCATTTTGGCCCTAGCGATCTACAAGATGGAATGTGGCGCTTCGATGGATGGAGTTTAGATAACTGGGGAGGTGTCTATTTTTACAACGATGGACGTGCCATAACGCCTTGGGGAAATACGAAACCAGATTATGGCAGACCGGAAGTGCGTCAGTTTCTCCGAGATAATGCCATGTTTTGGCTGGGAGAATGCCACTGTGATGGGTTGAGAATAGATAGCACCTGTAACATTTGGGGGTTTGACAATGGTAAAGGCTGGAACAATGATGGTTTTAATCTGTTGCGTTGGATTAGCGATGAGATCGACTACTTTTTCAAATACCCCAGACACAAAATTTTGATTGCTGAAGATTGGCATAACGACGGGTGGTTAACTAAACCTACCCCTGCGTGGGGTGCAGGAATGAATGCTGAATGGCACTGGTTTATTCACAAAGTCAGACACGAATTGGAAAATCCCTTGGATGAGTATCGGAACATGAATGAGATTGCCAGTGCACTTTACGGTCGTTTCAATGGCGATGCCTTTAAGCGAGTAATTTATATAGAATCCCATGATGAAACTGCCAATGGAAAAACTCGACTCAACAGGCAAATAGATCCTAAGAACCCCGAATCATGGGTTGCTAAAAAGCGGTCCACTTTGGGGACTGCCATTGTTCTCACCGCACCTGGAATTCCAATGATTTGGCAAGGTCAAGAGTTTCTAGAAGTGGATCATTTTCGTGATGACGATCCTTTGGACTGGGATAGACTGCAGCGCTTTGCTGGTATTCACGACCTCTACCAACGTCTTTGTCAATTGCGCCGCAACTGGGATAATAATACTCGCGGTTTGAGAGGACAGCATATCAACTGCCATGTGGTTGATAACTTAAATAAAGTCACTGCTTACCATCGTTGGGATGGAGGTGGTCCTGGTGATGACGTTATTGTCATTTTGAATTTTTCCAACCGCTATTGGAATTCTTACCGAGTGGGGTTACCTCGGTTGGGGACTTGGTGGTGTCGCTTCTCAAGCGATTGGAATGGGTATAGTAGCGATTTCAGTAATTTTGGCGGACATACTGTTAGTGGCGAGTCTTCTCCTAAAGATGGAATGGCATACAGCGCTGGTTTTGCGATCGCTCCTTACAGTGCTCTGATTTATTCTCAATGA
- a CDS encoding type II toxin-antitoxin system VapB family antitoxin: MTINIPIDEALIQEVLNVGNQQTERDVVEVALREYVQRHKQLKVLELFGTIDYDADYDYKQQRQS, translated from the coding sequence ATGACTATTAATATCCCAATCGACGAAGCTCTTATCCAAGAAGTTCTAAATGTTGGAAATCAACAGACAGAACGTGATGTCGTAGAAGTTGCATTACGGGAGTACGTACAACGTCACAAGCAGCTAAAAGTACTTGAGTTGTTTGGGACAATTGACTATGATGCGGATTATGATTACAAACAGCAACGGCAGTCATGA
- the groL gene encoding chaperonin GroEL (60 kDa chaperone family; promotes refolding of misfolded polypeptides especially under stressful conditions; forms two stacked rings of heptamers to form a barrel-shaped 14mer; ends can be capped by GroES; misfolded proteins enter the barrel where they are refolded when GroES binds), translating to MAKIVSFNEESRRALERGINALADAVKITLGPKGRNVLLEKKFGAPQIVNDGITVAKEIELEDPLENTGARLVQEVASKTKDVAGDGTTTATVLAQAMVREGLRNVAAGTNPISLKRGIDKTVEMLVQEIAKVAKPVEGAAIAQVAAVSAGNDDEVGNMLAEAMEKVTKDGVITVEESKSLTTELEVVEGMQIDRGYISPYFITNNERMTVEFENARILITDKKISTIQDLIPVLEKVARLGQPLLVIAEDIEGEALATLVVNKARGVLTVCAIKAPGFGDRRKAMLQDIAILTNGQLISEEIGLTLDAASLEMLGTARKITIDKENTTIVAAGDNTKADVQKRIGQIRKQLEETDSDYDREKLQERIAKLAGGVAVIKVGAATETELKDRKLRIDDALNATQAAVEEGIVPGGGTTLIHLSKKVAEFKDSLSDEEKIGADIVARSLEAPLRQIADNAGVEGSVVVERVRETDFNIGYNAATGEFEDLIAAGIIDPAKVVRSALQNAASIAGMVLTTEALVVEKPEKKPPAGAPDMGGMGGMGGMGGMGGMGGMGMM from the coding sequence ATGGCGAAAATTGTTTCATTTAACGAGGAATCTCGGCGGGCGTTAGAACGAGGTATCAACGCTCTAGCTGATGCCGTGAAAATTACTTTGGGACCGAAGGGTCGTAACGTTCTGTTAGAGAAGAAATTCGGCGCACCTCAGATTGTCAATGATGGTATCACCGTTGCTAAAGAAATTGAACTAGAAGATCCCCTAGAAAATACTGGTGCAAGACTTGTCCAGGAAGTAGCATCAAAAACTAAAGATGTTGCTGGGGATGGGACTACAACTGCAACTGTATTGGCGCAGGCGATGGTCAGGGAAGGTTTGAGGAACGTTGCAGCGGGTACTAATCCTATTTCCCTAAAGCGGGGAATTGACAAAACTGTTGAGATGTTGGTACAAGAAATTGCAAAAGTGGCAAAACCAGTGGAAGGGGCTGCGATCGCACAAGTGGCTGCAGTTTCGGCTGGTAACGACGATGAAGTCGGTAATATGCTAGCTGAGGCAATGGAAAAAGTCACCAAAGATGGTGTAATTACCGTTGAAGAATCGAAGTCTCTGACAACAGAACTAGAAGTTGTTGAAGGGATGCAGATAGACAGGGGTTACATCTCTCCCTACTTCATTACCAACAACGAGCGGATGACGGTAGAGTTTGAAAATGCTCGCATCCTGATTACTGATAAAAAAATCAGCACCATTCAGGATTTAATTCCTGTTTTGGAAAAAGTAGCTCGTTTGGGTCAACCTTTGTTGGTAATTGCGGAAGATATAGAAGGGGAAGCTTTGGCAACTTTGGTGGTTAACAAAGCACGCGGTGTACTGACTGTTTGCGCTATCAAAGCTCCTGGGTTTGGCGATCGCCGTAAAGCTATGTTACAGGATATTGCCATTCTCACCAACGGACAGTTGATTTCCGAAGAAATCGGTTTAACTTTAGATGCCGCTTCTTTGGAAATGCTGGGAACTGCTCGTAAAATCACAATTGATAAAGAAAACACAACCATCGTTGCTGCAGGTGACAACACCAAAGCAGACGTGCAAAAGAGAATTGGTCAAATTCGCAAACAACTAGAAGAAACCGATTCAGACTACGATAGAGAAAAATTGCAAGAGCGCATCGCCAAACTTGCTGGTGGTGTTGCGGTTATTAAAGTAGGTGCGGCAACAGAAACCGAACTGAAAGACCGCAAACTCAGAATTGATGACGCTCTTAACGCTACCCAAGCGGCTGTGGAAGAAGGTATCGTTCCCGGTGGTGGAACAACCCTGATTCACTTATCCAAGAAAGTAGCAGAGTTTAAAGACAGCCTCAGTGACGAAGAAAAGATTGGTGCTGATATTGTAGCGCGATCGCTCGAAGCACCCCTACGTCAAATTGCAGACAACGCAGGCGTTGAAGGTTCCGTCGTTGTTGAAAGAGTACGGGAAACCGATTTCAACATTGGCTACAACGCAGCCACCGGGGAATTTGAAGACTTAATTGCTGCGGGAATTATCGACCCTGCAAAAGTTGTACGTTCAGCGTTGCAAAATGCTGCTTCTATTGCAGGAATGGTCTTAACAACCGAAGCACTCGTCGTTGAAAAACCCGAGAAAAAACCACCAGCCGGTGCGCCTGACATGGGCGGTATGGGCGGTATGGGCGGTATGGGCGGCATGGGCGGCATGGGCGGCATGGGAATGATGTAA
- a CDS encoding MraY family glycosyltransferase: MKIYNALRSLGIADPSGSGWLAVVFTFLLAYAVTWRMIPSVRKFALKVGWADQPNARRINREPLPNAGGLAIYAGVIAAVVLASLLRPIELERVLAQVLTILLGGSILVLVGFIDDQFGLPPLFRLLIQILTALLLVANRITMNVSFGTPFDYILSILLTVLWVVGITNAINLMDGMDGLAGGVSFISAMSLLAVSAQVPNRAAATLVLAALGGAALGFLRHNFHPSRIIMGDAGAYFFGYVLAATGILGNLQAPTAVSLVAPVLFLLLPVLDTTQVFIRRLMAGKNPLSTPGKDHLHHRLLAWGLSQRHAALTLWSIALICNLLAMRLQNMSLVQMFATTIGIISLLGFVVLQKIRTA; this comes from the coding sequence ATGAAGATATACAACGCCCTTCGTTCCCTAGGTATTGCTGACCCCAGTGGTTCCGGCTGGTTGGCAGTAGTTTTTACATTTCTCTTAGCTTATGCAGTTACTTGGCGCATGATTCCCTCAGTCCGTAAGTTTGCCTTGAAAGTTGGATGGGCTGACCAACCAAATGCACGGCGGATTAACCGCGAACCTCTTCCCAATGCAGGAGGTTTGGCTATTTACGCGGGAGTGATTGCTGCAGTGGTACTTGCTAGCCTCTTACGACCCATTGAATTGGAAAGAGTACTGGCTCAGGTACTCACTATTTTACTAGGTGGTTCGATCTTAGTACTTGTAGGCTTTATCGACGACCAGTTCGGTTTACCCCCTCTTTTTCGCTTATTAATTCAAATACTGACAGCTCTGTTATTGGTTGCCAACAGGATCACTATGAATGTTTCTTTTGGCACCCCATTCGACTATATACTATCGATATTACTAACAGTACTGTGGGTGGTAGGAATCACCAATGCCATTAACTTAATGGATGGTATGGATGGTTTGGCAGGAGGAGTCAGTTTTATCTCTGCCATGAGTTTACTAGCTGTTTCAGCCCAAGTTCCCAACCGTGCCGCCGCAACATTAGTTTTGGCAGCATTGGGAGGAGCAGCACTAGGCTTCCTACGTCATAATTTCCACCCCTCACGCATTATTATGGGTGATGCTGGAGCTTACTTTTTCGGCTATGTACTAGCAGCTACTGGTATTTTAGGGAACTTACAAGCCCCCACAGCGGTCTCGTTAGTAGCTCCAGTTTTATTTCTACTACTGCCAGTGCTAGACACGACTCAAGTGTTTATCCGACGCTTAATGGCAGGTAAAAATCCTCTTAGTACTCCTGGGAAAGACCACCTTCATCACCGCCTGCTTGCTTGGGGTCTATCTCAACGTCATGCTGCACTGACTCTTTGGTCAATTGCTTTGATTTGCAATTTGCTAGCCATGAGATTGCAAAATATGAGCTTAGTACAGATGTTTGCAACTACGATTGGCATCATCTCTCTCTTAGGTTTCGTTGTTTTGCAAAAAATACGAACAGCATAG
- the fabG gene encoding 3-oxoacyl-[acyl-carrier-protein] reductase, whose product MDLLPENLLCLRGQVAIVTGASRGIGRAIALELAKLGANVVVNYASSSNAADEVVKTITDAGGHAIALQADVSKADQVEALVNTVMEKLSRVDILVNNAGINRDNLLLRMKPEDWQAVIDLNLTGVFLCTRAISKIMLKQRSGRIINITSVAGQIGNPGQANYSAAKAGVIGFTKAVAKEFASRGITVNGVAPGFIATDMTSELKSEEILKFIPLSRYGQPEEVAGMVRFLAADPAAAYITGQIFNVDGGMVM is encoded by the coding sequence ATGGACTTATTGCCAGAAAATTTGCTTTGTTTACGCGGACAAGTCGCAATTGTAACAGGTGCTTCACGAGGAATTGGACGTGCGATCGCACTCGAATTAGCGAAACTGGGCGCGAATGTAGTGGTCAACTATGCCAGTTCCAGCAATGCAGCTGACGAAGTTGTCAAGACAATTACCGATGCTGGAGGACATGCGATCGCACTACAAGCAGACGTGAGCAAAGCCGACCAAGTGGAAGCCTTAGTCAACACGGTCATGGAGAAGCTCAGCCGAGTTGATATTTTAGTCAATAATGCGGGTATAAATCGCGACAATTTACTTCTACGCATGAAGCCAGAAGATTGGCAAGCCGTAATCGATCTCAACCTCACGGGCGTTTTTCTCTGTACTCGCGCCATTAGTAAAATTATGCTCAAGCAACGTTCTGGGCGAATCATCAACATTACCTCCGTTGCAGGGCAAATCGGTAATCCCGGACAAGCCAATTACAGTGCAGCCAAAGCAGGAGTTATTGGCTTTACCAAAGCAGTTGCTAAGGAATTTGCCTCTCGCGGTATTACCGTCAACGGAGTTGCTCCAGGCTTTATTGCCACAGATATGACAAGCGAACTGAAATCTGAAGAAATTCTTAAATTTATTCCCCTAAGCCGTTACGGTCAACCAGAAGAAGTTGCTGGAATGGTGCGCTTCCTAGCCGCCGATCCAGCAGCAGCGTATATTACCGGACAAATTTTTAACGTCGATGGCGGAATGGTAATGTAG
- the trxA gene encoding thioredoxin, with protein sequence MTTKKQFNSFEEMLSGSDVPVLVDFYADWCGPCHMMSPILEQVNAQLQGRIRVVKIDTEKYPQLATQYRIEALPTLMVFKQGQPVDRIEGVVQAPQLIQHLNTLI encoded by the coding sequence ATGACTACCAAAAAGCAATTCAACAGTTTTGAAGAGATGCTGTCTGGTTCTGATGTTCCTGTCTTAGTGGATTTTTACGCTGATTGGTGCGGTCCTTGTCACATGATGAGTCCGATTCTAGAGCAAGTCAATGCCCAGCTCCAAGGGCGTATCAGAGTTGTAAAAATTGATACTGAAAAATATCCTCAGTTGGCAACACAATATCGGATTGAAGCTTTACCAACACTTATGGTGTTTAAGCAAGGTCAGCCTGTGGATCGGATTGAAGGTGTCGTACAAGCACCACAATTAATACAACATTTGAATACGTTGATTTAA